The following is a genomic window from Antechinus flavipes isolate AdamAnt ecotype Samford, QLD, Australia chromosome 3, AdamAnt_v2, whole genome shotgun sequence.
atattaggaaaactattagcataattgactatatcaataaccaaattaacaaaaaaacatatgattatctcaatagatgcagaagaagcatttgaaaaaatccaacatccattcctattaaaaacactagagagtataggaataaatggacttttccttaaaacaatcagaAGCATAGaaacatcagcaagcatcatatgtaatggggataaattgtaACCATTTCCAATATGATCAGGGGTGAAAGAAGGTCCtctctatcaccattactattcaatattgtattagaaattagaaatatagtatagaaattagaaattctacTGTATTAGaaagctttgacaataagagaagaaaaagagatgaaagggatTAGAGtaggaagccaaattatcactctttgcagatgacatgatggtatacttagagaaccccagagaattaaccaaaaaactattagaagtaatccacaacttcagcacaattgcaggatacaaaataaatccacctaaatcatcagcatttgtgTGCGTCACTAACAAAATTccacagcaagagatacaaagagaaattccatttaaaataactattgataggataaaatatttgggaatctatctgccaaggatcGATCAGGAAatgtatgagcaaaactataaaacactttccacacaaataaagtcagatccaaacaattggaaaaatatcaagtgcttttggataggtcgagcaaatgtaataaagatgacaatactacctaaactaatctatttatttactgctatacTAATctaactcccaagaaactattttactgacctagaaaaaataacaacaaaatccatctgaaagaacaaaaggtcaagaatttcaagggaattaatgaaaagaaaagcaaataaaggtggcctaactgtatcagatctaaaagcatattataaagcagcgataatcaaaaccatttggtactggctaagaaacagaatagttgatcaatggaataagttaggttgccagaacacaatagtcaataactatagcaatctagtgtttgacaaacccaaagaccccagcttttgagataagtatttattatttgacaaaaactgctgggaaaattggaaaatagtatggcagaaactatgcattaacccacacctaacactgtacactaagataagatgaaaatgggttcatgatctagacataaagaaggacattataaacaaattagaagaacctaggatagtttacttctcaaatctggggaggaggaaagaatttgtgaccaaagaactagagatcattattgatcacaaaacagataattttgattatatcaaattaaaaagcttttgtagaaacaaaattaatgcagacaagcttagaagggaagcaataaactgggaaaatattttcacattcaaagattctgataaaggcttcatttctaaaatagatagagaattgactcaaatttataatagtccaagccattttccaattgataaatggtcaaaggatatgaacagataattttcagatgaagaaattgaagctatttgtagtcatatgaaaaggtgctctaaaaaattattgaccagagaaatgcaaattaagacaactctgacatactactccacatctgtcagattggctaagatgacaggaaaagatcatgatgtATGTTGGAAGTGatgtgggacactgatacattgttggtgaactgtgaatggatccaatcactctggagagcaatttggaattatgctcaaaaagttatgaaactgtgtatattctttgatctagcagtgtttctactgggcttatattccaaagagatcttaaagaagggaaagggacatgtatgtgccaaaatttttgtggcaggtatctttgtaatggctagaaactgggaactgagtggatgcccatcacctggagaatggttgggtaaattatggtatatgaatgttatggaatattattgttccataagaaatgatcatcaggacgatttcagaaagacctggaaagacttacatgaactcatactgagtgaagggagcagaactaggagaacattgtacatggcaacaagactgtatgatgatctgttctgatggacatggctctcttcaacattgagatgattcaaagcagttccatttgcgcagtgataaagagagctatatacacacagagagaggcctGTGCGAACTGAGTGTCGACCACAACATAACAGTCTCATTCTCttggttgtttgtttgcattatgcttttttcctcagttttttcttccttcttgatcctattttttttgtgcagcatgataaatatataaatatgtatacatatattggatttaaaatatattttaacatatttaacatgtattggactacctgtcatctaggggagggggaaggaagaaagaggggaaaatttggacaaaaggttttacaattgtcaatgttgaaaaatggcCCATGCATATattgtgtaaataaaaagctataataaagaaaagaatgaaagggtgagaaagagggatgcattgaaggaaggaaggagaggaagaatggcTTTGAGGTTCAgagtattttataaaatgtatagaTCATTTGCATTTTCtggttctttaaaaaatcttttcattgaaTGGAAGTCAAACAGAAATGAAGCCTTCAGTCTAGCTTTTAATCTAGAATCCCTTTAAACTAATCTCATTTCCTATAAGCAGACAAGTTTTTTCACACTAGGACTTTTGGAATTTTTCTCTACTCACTAATGAAGGGGGAGGACTAGATACCTCAAAAGAAGGTAATGTCCTAGGCAAACCTAGCTCTTTGCTAGGTAACAGATATTTATGTAGAAATGCATAAATGGGCAATTAGATAAAGTGAATTGTGGGTCTGAATGCAAGGAATCAAATACCCTTTTTGAACTAGCATGGGCACTTTGTGTAATAGAACTAATAACTTTCAAAAGAaggatatattttattctaaaagaaCAGCTCAGAAAGTGACTTAAGATGTAATGTGAGGCAATTCAGAAACTAGAGGGAGGAAACATTCTGGAAACTGTGAAAGGATAAATAATGGGACAGGCAAAAGTGACAATATTTAGAGAATATTCCTGATTTCCTGGAcagcaaaaatttttaaacatatagttgtatttatttttgaattctattattttcttttccaactctgtCCCTCCATCAGTTCTTTACTATCAGAGTTGATTTTTCATCATGGTTCTTTGGTGATTGTAGTAGAtcattgcttcttttctttttaaaaaagtatttcattttttccaaatacatgcaaacagagttttcaacattcacctttgaaaaaccttgtgttccaaatttttctccttccctctgcccTCTCCAAGAATAGCTAACATTACATTGTGCTTACCATATGTTagttactgtgctaagtgcctcAGAATTATTCTCTCATGTTGTTCTTATAACATCATTGATGTAATTATTATGCcccttttgcagataaggaaactgaggcaggcaggggttaattgacttgtttgGGCTCTCACAGCTGCACAGCTAAGAAGCAAATGAGGGGCTAGGCACTAGATTTTGATTGTGACCCTTGGTTATCCTGCACCTTTAGATAGTACATGTTTCTGCCTGGAACttccacttctcttttttctctgtctggGAAAAGTTTGAAAGTTTCCCCTTTTCTATTGTTTCTTACCCTTTTCTCACATGCACAGTTACAGCCTTATTAGACGTTATACTTCCTGCCTTTCTACTAGACAATAGCAGCATGGGAGGGTCAGAAGAATCAGGTTAGAAGGTGGTGAGAGTTTCTTTGGGTCCCTCAGCTCCCACCTTATTTCAGAAGCTGCTCCTCAAGGAGCCAGTGATCCCACCTGCATTTTCCCAGTTTCCCCCTTGTTCTGAATCCCTGGCACCCTTTGGGCAAAGTGAGCCCGAACCGGAGCCTGGTCTGTTCTTGATTCAGAGATGTTGCTGCTTCTGTTTCTCCCGGTCATAGAGGGTGAGTAGGATCAGGGTGGGTAGGGGAATGAGCAAGGATGCTCCCCTAAGCCTGTGGGAGATGGGGGGTGGAAACATCCCAGTCATTGGCTGGGCTCCTGCTTCTGAAGCCAGGGCAAAGTGCTTTGGCCACATCACCAAACTTCTCTGatgctcttttttcttctcagctTATAAGGGTTTGGATTAAATGAGctctgatgctttttttttaattgtggggactgaatttggatcacaacataatattttcacctttttgttgttgtttacctgctttttgattttttctcactttttcctttttgatcagtttttttcttgtgcagcataataaatatggaaatatatttagaagaattgtatctGTTTCAACTATTGGACCTTGCTATTTAGGACAGggagtgggaaagggaagaagaaaaatttgaaacgtaaggatttgcaagggtgaatgttgaaaattatctttgcttgtattttgaaaatggaaagttattatttaaataatcctagAGGGccagaaagtttttgtttttatatttatatggccAAGATTTGGCATAGcccaagtgcttaataaatacttccttATCCAAAAAATAAACCCCTCCTATGAAGTTCTGGTTCTAAGTAAGCTTCATGTAACTTATATTTTCAATGTTCTAAGGTTTGTTCCCGCATTGGGTCATTTCTAGCTCTGACTTCTCTCTTTAAGGTCTTCCTAAGATCTGACCTTCTCTGAGGAGATCTCTTCCTGCTCTTGCTCTATTTTCTGTTGccggaatctctctctctccacaggAGTCCAGAACTCACCTCCAGATTATTACGTGCAAATGCCAGCGGTAGTGACAGTGCAGGAGGGCTTGTGCATCACCATTCTTTGTACTTTCCATCACCCTCCAACCAACTTTTCTCTAGCTCATGGATACTGGTTTAAGGCGGGGTCCCAAATTGATAAAGTCAAACCTGTGGCTACAAATGATCCAAGTCGAGAAGCGCAGGAGGAGTTTAGGGGACGATTCCACCTGGTCGGGGACCCTCTGGAGAACAACTGCACACTGCGCATCACAGACGCTCGGAAAGAAGACAGTAGGAAATACTTCTTTCGgatagaaaggggagaggaaaaattcaGTTACCTCAATTATTACCTTGAACTGAAGGTGACAGGTAAGACATGTTATGGGGCAGGAAGAGCCCAGGATCTCAGAAGTTTTTCTGAATAACGTCCCAGGGAAAGGACAGAGCTCAGGGGTTTGATTCAGGCAAGTGACAAAGCTGGAGCAAGGTCTGGAGGGTGGGAGAGCGGGAGAGGGAGACACCCTCGGGTCTAATCTCTGTGGAAGCCTGGTAGGACTGAGTGATGCACACCCTGAGGACTTCCTGAATGTTGAGAGGTGAAAGGAGAGCCGGGGGCATCAGAGGAGGAGGGGCCACCTGGGGTAAGGAGGTGATGAAGAATGGGGGACAGCTTTGGGGCCATCATCAAAAAGGGGAACCGGTGTGGAAAAAGGTAAATGGCTCAGACAGAAGATCCAGGAGATCCCAGGGGAGTAAGGACAAAACTGGGGCTTGAGGAGTCACTCAAGAGGTAGGACACCCCAGCCCCATCGAAGGAGTGACCTGTGGCATTAACTAAGAGGGGGTCTGAACACCAGAGTCTTTCCTCCTCACTCCCTCTTTTTATTCCCCTCTAGACCTGATAGAGAAGCCAGTCATCTACAGTCCAGAGCCCCTGGAGGAGGGCCAGCTGGCGACCTTGGTCTGTTTAGCCCCCTGGATATGTAGGGAGGGGAAACTCCCCACCTTCTCCTGGACTGGGGCCGCCGTCCCTTCCCAGCAGCCCAACCAAACCTTCTCCTATTTCTCTGGGCTCTCCTTCGTGCCGAAGCTCCAGGACCATGGCAGCAACCTCACCTGTGGGATGACCTTCCCTGGAGCCGGTGGGAGAGCTCTCACCGAGAGAACTGTCCAGCTCAATGTAACCTGTGAGTGTGGGGGGCCGGGACGCCTGGAGTCTGGAGCAGCTGTGAGAGCGTGTCAGCGGGCGGATGGAGGGGAAACATGAGGCTGGGAGCCAGAGCACCAGGGACAGGGGGAAGGGACAGAGGGTCCCCCAGGAAGTGTGGGGCAGAGTGGGGGAGGCAGCTGTGCTGGAATGCTTCCTCCGACTCTTCCTCAGCCCGCCCAGAAGGGCGTCAGCCTGTCAGGGATCCTCCTTGGGATGGAGCAGGGTCCTCAGAGCCATCAGGTCCGGCCCCTGCTCCTCATGTTACAAAGCAGGAGAGAAGTGAAGCAAACTGGCTGTGAGGGGGAGTCAGGAGCAGAGCCAGCATTTGGACCCAGtccttgaatctcagtttctttctctccccaataatagttgttattattattatacctgtGGTATCACTTAAAGCCAGGAACTCTCTGGGCCCTGGGCCAACAACTGTTTGAATCTGAGGGGAAAGCCTGACGACCTTGGCCCCCACTGGGAAGGGGAAGAACCAGCACGAATCTCGAGCCTTTGCATCCTGCGGGGgttttctgggggggggggatgcTGTGGGGCAGGGAGCCTTGAAGAGCAATGGGGCAGGATGCAGGATCCCAGGCTGAGGAGGGAAATGGGAGCTCAGGGGCAAGTGGCATCCAGACATAAGAAGTGAGTGAGAGGAAATgtggtgaggagggagggaaagaaactaGAATTTGGGGCAATGAGTCTCTGCCCACGGAGACAAATTCAGTCCCTGGGAGAGTCTGAGATCTCGGTGATGTGGAAAAATTTAGAAAGCAGTGAGAAGCTCTGTGGCCTCCCCCAAAGCCTGGAATgtggttttaggaaagggaagcCTCAAACACGGCTCACTTCATTGCCCGACCCCTGGCAATTTCCCTTCTGTTCTCTGAGCCACAGCAACTTTTCTGCAAAATAGAAGGATATTTGCACTATGGAGCTCCCAACAGTCACAAGGAGTGTTTTATAGAACTTCTCAATGCAGTGAAAGTTTAGATAAGGGGATGGAGGGACCAGGGACAGGATGCTTGGCTCTCTGGGAGAGACGCccttacctaatttttttttttttttttgcagctaaAACAAAGCCAAACTTTTTCACATTCACCACAGGGACACTTTTGGGATCTGGAGTCACAGCCTTTCTGGCCTTCTGTCTCATCCTGACATGGTGAGGGGGGAGCCAACACAGTAGCCCAGACAGGGAGTGGGAAGAGAGATCTCTGCAGGGGTGGAAGTGGAGGGGAAAGGGTTAGGGCTCCTGTCACAGTGTTGGGCTTATTGCTTCAGTGTGAAGTTTCTGAGAAAGAAGAAGCGGGCAGAGGATCGAGAGGTCCAGGACAGGAAAGAAGTGGATTGTAGTGATCAGGTTCCTGGAGTCCCTTTGGTGAGTGAAATGACTATGAGACAGAATCCTTATTTATACACACCAAAAAGACAGAAGAGATGGAGTTAAGGCATTCAAAAGTGATTCATCCCATTTGTTTGCCAATTCAGCTttcaattcattgatttgctctttctgttttaaaaaaattgacattaGCATTTCGAGATGAAGAAATTTCCCCAAATTATGGCTTTTGCTTTAACCCACAAATTTTAGTACATTGTCTCATCATTGTTCTTAAATGAAATGACCatttccttgattttttcttgactgatttctttaggattttattagtttccaattaatttttaatctgtgcTTCAAAAGCCCCATACTGACtgtaatatttctgaaatttttgaCAATGATCCATTTACTATTtgtgcttttctgcatttattgatgaGATTTTTATGTCCCGTTGATTTTCTGAAGGTTCCATGTCTACATGCTACTTCCTAGTGCCACCTGATATTCTCCAGAGCTCTGTCATGTggaacttttctaaaattctaatcagcttcttaatttcttccattttgttttttagtcagATTCATTTAGGTCTGTGAAGGGCAATTTGATGTCACCCCCACTATTGtagttttactattttcttttataactcaaataaattttcctttagtGTCTTGGAGCCAGACTGACTTCAGAGAGATGATTCTTCCTCATACCACTTTATAAAGTGCTCATCTGTCCTTTCATTCTTACCATTATATTCTAATATGGCATATAACATACAAGCATGCAAGTATATACTGAATATATACCCTCTAAAAGGTTGAGGAGGTTATGGGAAGCAGGGCTCTAATAGTCGGGGAATCAGGGAAAGTGTCATGGAGACAGCAGGGCTTAAATAGGGTCCTGAAGAAAAACAGGCAATCTAGGGAGATGGCAGAACTCTTGGCACTAAAAGGGGGAACCACATGAGAGGGGTGGTTTGGGAGGGAAGACAGCAAGTTCTATCTTAAATAAACAGAGATCGAAACTACACAATTAATCAAGGATTGCCTCTGTAGGAGCCTTGGGCTGGGGATAGATATTTGGAAATGGTAATGAAAACAATGGGAAATAATGAGATCATAAAAGgagagaatatatagagaaagagaagatccaaaGTGGAATTTCTGGGGATATCCATAATTAGAGGGTGTGACAAGGATGATAAATCAGTCAAGAAGAAAGGCAGGAGAATGCAGAGGACAGAAATTCTCAACAGTCCAATGGGAGCAGTTGGTTTGGAGTGAGAGTGAGAACACTCTTACTGGATTTTCTTTAAGTCAAAACTTTAAGTCAAAGAGTCAAGCTGGCTGGCCAAGTAGCATGGGAAAACTAATTAGCAATTAGGGTCAGGGGGGAGAAAGCTTATGTACCATCATTTTGGCTCCAAACCATGTTGGGACTTGTAGGACGGTTAAAAACAGCATTTTTTCAGGCAGTAGCTTAGTAGACAGGGTCTGTTAAAAGCAGAATCAGTCAAAATGGCATCTTGGTTGTCTGAGGTCAAGAAACAGTTCAGGGGGTAAGTGTCCTTCTGTGGGCCCAGCAAGGCTAAACGTACTAATGTTAGAGGTTTTGGGAAATGGTTTGGGATTACCTTCCATAAGCTCATCTAGGGCCCAGCATGTCCTCCATGCTCAGAGAGAAGGAAGTATCCAAGGGCAGAGCTAATTAGCTGAGTCAGAAGGAGCAGGGACATGAACCTAAAGAATGGGCCATGGGATTGTCCAACAGAGAGGCTGCCGGTGATTTTAAGTACAAAAGTTTCAGTTCAATGGTGAGATCAGAAACTTGATAGATGGGacataagaagagaaaatgaaaaggagcAAGTGGGGGTGTCCCTTCCCTCATCTGGGccccaattttcttatttgtctaAAAAGAAATAACTGTCTCTGAGGTTATTCACGTCCTGGTGAATCTTTTGTTCCAAAGCAGGAACGCCTCGGGCCCTGGTCACTTTCTTTCTGCTATAATGGTTCCCATTTGCAAGGCTCTAAACCAAaacatcattttctctttcctcccctgccTCAGGAGGATCCTTCATGAAATGGGATCATAAGATCATGGACTTAGGTgtagaagaactttagaaatcaatTACTCTGAGCTGCTCACGTCATAGACCAAAAAATTAAAGATTGTCAGAGGGAGAAAGCACCTGAGCTGAGGCCCCTTCATGACAGAGGAAATGTTTTCACATGTAGGACTTCTGGCTCCAACCCACACAGTGTCTCCTCTTCAGAGCAAAAAAGCTGCTTAGAGATCAGCCCATCTCAGGATTTAGAGAATAATACTGAGGCCCAGGAGGGAAGGAAGGTCATACACTTACCTCttttaggttttattttaaataaagctgGGGAtcagacagggacagggacactATTTAGTGTCCCACAGCCAATGACTGGTATAACCTTAGTGCTCAGAGActtctccattcattttttataagtaaAACTGAATcccaggaagggaaagggggTTATCTTTGGTCACACAAGAACATTCAAATGAGCTCCAGTCTAATTGGAGGTGGGCCAAATGGTCAGTAATGAAGAAGGTTCAGAGCCTCATTTTGATACTTCGTGCATAAATCATGTCATGCTTTTGAGTCTCAAGATGCTCATGTGTAAAATGGCACTAATACTACCTCGAACACCTTCATGGGAGTATTCTGAGTCCAAATGAGAAAAGGCATGCAAATCACTTAGAAGATTTTGAAATACTACAAAATTAGCTTTTATTGCAGAAGGGGAAACCGAGACCTCTCCTATGTTTTCCTATGACTTCTAGTCCAAGATTTCCCTCTCACTATTTAATACCTCTCCCCATCTCACCTACCTgacctctcccctcctcccacgGTAGCTGGGTCACCTGCAAAAGCAAAGAGCACCAAATTGCCCTAATTGAAAGATTCCTCATCCCCAGATGAAGCCAATTTCCTTTCCAGTGTTGGATTCCTGATGGTTGGGCCAAGATCCCCAAGATCCTCCCTGGGTCTTTGCCTGATTCTTCACCTGATTCTTCATTCTTCCCTCTCTGCAGGATCAACAGAGGGATTCCAGCCCTGCTGCTCCCACACAGTCCTCCTCAGGGGAGCTGTACTATGCAACCGTCAACTTTGGGAGACCCAAGTCCTAAGAAGACCTGGAGAGTCAGAATCCAGAGAGTCTCGGGGGCAAAACCAAACCTTCCAAGAAAGTTTCCCTAGGAGGCATCTGGGACTcgtggggaaggagaagaaataaagagaatgcCTTTTCATTCATGCTCTTTTGCTCTTGCTGGAGCCCTCAAGCCCTTTTCTTCTCTGCTCCCCTGGAAGTTCTATCAATTGAAAGAGTTTTCCTTCTGCACTTCTCAGGAGTGGAGAGAGAAGGCCTTAGAGAATCAGGGAAGCAGagatttttttcagtaatattctttttttccccctaaggtaCTTTTCAAGGTGACAAAAGCCTGGCTATTTTAACTAGGGTATCATAGAACACCCAGTGTCAGATGTTGGGGGACCCCTAGGTATTGGGTTTTGTCCTAGTTCTCATGAAACTCACTAGTGTGCATCACAACATGATTGACATTTGGTATCAATCAAACTAGtgatttcttaatttataataataatatactatataatatataaattgaaaCAAGCTAATGATTATTGGTAATTAATTGATGATTAATATAATacttaataaaacaataattaaaataaattttaaagattaaaacaaaatatcctTTTGAAAGAACATTTTCTAAGATGTTATCATCAGAATGGCTGCCATCAAATATACTCCTCCTAAATGGCTGACACACTCTGCCACAAGAAAATTGGCTCACGCTCAGAGAGCACATGGAGCAAAATTCATTCAAAGATAATTCACTCAAAGTCCTTGGGGGTCCTTTTTCTGGCGTTTTAAAAATTTCTCCGCAGGTCTAGTGTAGCTTTTTTTTACAGGGTTCTTTGTAGAGCATTGAATTTGCATCctttcagcggaattacaccagaagccctctctccgaggcaaggcagaatattttccacttggctggctggtggcagaagaagagttttcagaggaaaaagctacgagtcgagagttcagtggacaaccagattcatcttcatctcacaccactgtagttggtggctgggctcctgcacttctcccactgagaccaagctggtctgaaagactcaccagaaagctagccgagccccaagtgaaggagaccaGAGATTCATtgcatctctgtgctggttggaggctgaagaaagcagaggcagaggcttaaggacaaaacctttggatctggtgacatttggagggagctcttggaaccaagcagagagatagacctctaagctaaccgggctatattggagataataaaagatctgaaattttatcacctggctgcatttgggaagatcacattttggcgcccgaacagggaccccacatttgaactcccacaTTTTGGCTGATGATGATGGTGGCTGCCAAGTAATGACATAATCATggagtgctgaacctggagtcaaggagagatatcttcctgactttaaatctggcctcaaatagtTAATAGATATATGgtaatgggcaagtcacttcaccctatttgcctcagtttcctcatctgtaaaatgatctagagaaggaaacataAAACTATTCTACAATTTGCAATAAAATTTTATGCTTCATGTGAACTCAAAGAAAAAGCAGGGAGAGCAATCAAGGTTTTAGGGAAGGTTGAAGTAGgcaaaataaaggg
Proteins encoded in this region:
- the LOC127556430 gene encoding myeloid cell surface antigen CD33-like: MLLLLFLPVIEGVQNSPPDYYVQMPAVVTVQEGLCITILCTFHHPPTNFSLAHGYWFKAGSQIDKVKPVATNDPSREAQEEFRGRFHLVGDPLENNCTLRITDARKEDSRKYFFRIERGEEKFSYLNYYLELKVTDLIEKPVIYSPEPLEEGQLATLVCLAPWICREGKLPTFSWTGAAVPSQQPNQTFSYFSGLSFVPKLQDHGSNLTCGMTFPGAGGRALTERTVQLNVTSKTKPNFFTFTTGTLLGSGVTAFLAFCLILTCVKFLRKKKRAEDREVQDRKEVDCSDQVPGVPLDQQRDSSPAAPTQSSSGELYYATVNFGRPKS